From the genome of Rhizobium sp. NXC24, one region includes:
- the pobA gene encoding 4-hydroxybenzoate 3-monooxygenase, producing MRTQVAIIGSGPSGLLLGQLLTEAGIDNVILDRVGKDHILGRVRAGVLEEGTVGLMDKAKSGARLHAEGLPHNGFSLAFDGRDHRIDLHDLTGGKRVTVYGQTELTRDLMAHREQSGALTIYEAVNVQPHDFDGSSPYVTYEKDGVTHHIDCDFIAGCDGFHGAGRKSVPEKSIRSFEKIYPFGWLGLLADVPPVNHELIYANHPRGFALCSMRSMTRSRYYIQCPLDEKIENWSDDRFWDELRHRLPTHHAEALITGPSFEKSIAPLRSFVAEPMRFGRLFLVGDAAHIVPPTGAKGLNLAASDVHYLFSGLAEHYQDRSNTGLDAYSAHALARVWKAVRFSWWMTTVMHRFPDTSDFDQKIQEAELDYLTHSRAASTVLAENYVGLPY from the coding sequence ATGCGCACTCAGGTCGCCATTATCGGTTCGGGTCCGTCCGGCCTGCTCTTGGGGCAGTTGCTGACGGAGGCCGGGATCGACAACGTCATCCTCGATCGCGTCGGCAAGGACCATATCCTCGGACGCGTTCGCGCCGGCGTCCTGGAAGAAGGTACGGTAGGGCTGATGGACAAGGCGAAATCCGGCGCGCGTCTGCATGCTGAGGGCTTGCCGCATAACGGCTTTTCACTTGCCTTCGACGGCCGCGATCATCGCATCGATCTCCATGATCTCACCGGAGGCAAGCGCGTCACGGTCTACGGCCAGACGGAACTCACCCGCGATTTGATGGCACATCGCGAACAGAGCGGCGCTTTAACAATCTACGAGGCCGTCAATGTTCAGCCGCATGATTTCGACGGAAGCTCACCTTATGTCACCTACGAGAAAGATGGGGTAACCCACCATATTGATTGCGATTTTATCGCTGGCTGTGATGGTTTTCATGGCGCGGGTCGCAAATCGGTTCCGGAGAAATCGATCCGCAGCTTCGAGAAAATCTATCCTTTCGGCTGGCTCGGTCTGCTCGCCGACGTTCCGCCGGTCAATCACGAGCTGATCTATGCCAATCATCCGCGCGGATTTGCGCTCTGCTCCATGCGGTCGATGACGCGCAGCCGCTATTACATACAATGTCCGCTGGATGAGAAAATCGAGAACTGGAGCGACGACCGTTTCTGGGACGAACTGCGCCACCGTCTGCCCACGCATCATGCCGAGGCGCTGATCACCGGGCCTTCATTTGAGAAATCGATCGCGCCGCTGCGTTCCTTCGTCGCCGAGCCTATGCGCTTCGGTCGCCTGTTCCTCGTCGGCGACGCGGCCCATATCGTGCCACCGACCGGGGCCAAAGGCCTGAACCTTGCGGCGAGCGATGTGCATTATCTCTTCTCGGGTCTTGCCGAACATTATCAGGATCGCTCCAATACCGGCCTGGACGCTTATTCAGCCCATGCGCTCGCTCGCGTCTGGAAGGCGGTGCGCTTCTCCTGGTGGATGACGACGGTGATGCATCGTTTTCCCGACACCAGCGATTTCGACCAGAAAATACAGGAGGCGGAACTGGATTATCTCACCCATTCCCGCGCCGCCTCGACCGTGCTGGCGGAGAATTATGTCGGCCTGCCCTATTGA
- a CDS encoding helix-turn-helix domain-containing protein translates to MSKPVPTYELYGENTGKGPDFWLHCETIPSRSSLHHWEIRPHRHESFFQILCIDAGSGDAIFDGESHAIIPPAVITIPPRLNHGFRFSRDIDGLVITVLISHLKAAPGDRSRLGEWLAAPHLTRLNLSDPDAAYVAGTLKRLGGEFANRRGGRNDLLEAYLTSALLLTARLSQQESEGQGASDEGEQRMEKLNGLIQRHFRSHEPAAFYAEALGISPTHLNRIVRAKTGHGAHELIARKLVDEAKRELVFTLGSVQEISYRLGFTDPTYFSRFFVKQTGQTPRAWRIEERQRLGM, encoded by the coding sequence TTGTCGAAACCAGTGCCGACCTATGAACTCTACGGCGAAAATACGGGAAAAGGGCCGGATTTCTGGCTGCATTGCGAGACAATCCCATCGCGCAGCAGCCTCCATCATTGGGAAATCCGACCACATCGCCACGAAAGCTTCTTTCAGATCCTGTGCATAGATGCCGGCTCTGGCGATGCGATCTTTGACGGCGAGAGCCACGCCATCATACCGCCCGCGGTCATCACCATCCCGCCGCGCCTCAATCATGGTTTCCGTTTTTCCAGGGATATCGACGGCTTGGTCATCACCGTGTTGATCTCGCATCTGAAGGCCGCGCCGGGTGATCGCAGCCGGCTTGGCGAATGGCTGGCCGCGCCGCATCTGACGCGGCTCAATCTGAGTGATCCAGATGCGGCCTATGTCGCCGGAACCTTGAAGCGGCTCGGCGGCGAGTTCGCCAATCGCCGTGGCGGCCGCAACGACCTGCTCGAAGCCTATCTTACCTCGGCGCTGCTACTGACCGCTCGTCTTTCGCAGCAGGAAAGCGAAGGGCAGGGTGCGTCCGACGAAGGCGAACAACGGATGGAAAAACTAAACGGCCTCATCCAGCGGCATTTCCGCTCCCACGAACCCGCCGCCTTTTACGCCGAAGCGCTCGGTATCTCGCCGACACATCTGAACCGCATCGTACGCGCCAAAACCGGCCATGGCGCCCATGAGCTCATCGCCCGCAAGCTGGTGGACGAGGCCAAGCGCGAATTGGTCTTTACCTTGGGCAGCGTGCAGGAGATCAGCTATCGCCTGGGCTTTACCGATCCCACCTATTTCTCGCGCTTCTTTGTCAAGCAAACCGGCCAGACACCCCGCGCATGGCGCATTGAGGAACGACAGAGGCTCGGAATGTGA
- a CDS encoding IclR family transcriptional regulator C-terminal domain-containing protein, which produces MRETDFVSGFAKGLKTIEAFGETRQRLSIAEASKLTGLDRATVRRSLLTLAELGYADYDGKFFALTPKILRLGHAYLSATPLPTIIQPYLDQLSERAGHNASASVLDGTEIVYIARASQRRVMSINLTPGSRLPAYCASMGRVLLGALPENEARAVLARTEIKANTPNTKTDPEVLMAEFRQVRAQGYAVIDQELEIGLCSIAVPVENDRGQTVAAINIGAPAAYVAAAEMAERYLPLLRETQKMLRLVLR; this is translated from the coding sequence ATGCGTGAAACTGATTTCGTAAGCGGCTTTGCCAAAGGATTGAAAACAATCGAAGCCTTCGGCGAGACGCGCCAGAGACTATCGATCGCCGAGGCGTCGAAGCTAACCGGACTCGATCGCGCAACGGTGCGCCGCTCGCTGCTGACGCTCGCCGAACTTGGTTATGCCGACTACGACGGAAAATTCTTCGCGCTGACGCCGAAAATCCTGCGGCTCGGCCATGCCTATCTTTCGGCGACGCCGCTTCCGACGATCATCCAGCCCTATCTCGATCAACTTTCAGAGCGCGCCGGTCACAACGCTTCCGCTTCGGTGCTGGACGGCACAGAAATCGTCTATATCGCCCGCGCCTCACAACGCCGGGTGATGTCGATCAACCTCACACCCGGCAGCCGCCTGCCCGCCTATTGCGCCTCCATGGGCCGCGTCTTGCTCGGCGCCTTGCCGGAAAATGAGGCGCGCGCCGTGCTTGCCCGCACGGAGATCAAGGCCAATACGCCGAATACGAAAACAGATCCGGAAGTGTTGATGGCCGAGTTTCGCCAAGTACGGGCTCAGGGCTATGCCGTCATTGACCAGGAGCTGGAAATCGGCCTCTGCTCCATTGCCGTTCCCGTGGAGAACGATCGCGGCCAGACGGTTGCGGCAATCAATATCGGCGCGCCGGCGGCCTATGTTGCCGCTGCCGAGATGGCGGAGCGCTATCTGCCGCTGCTGCGGGAAACGCAGAAGATGCTGCGGCTGGTTCTGCGTTAG
- a CDS encoding CoA transferase subunit A encodes MAKIVSLSEAVAENVRDGDTVAMEGFTHLIPYAAGHEVIRQGKKDLYLIRMTPDILYDQLIGVGAARGMKFSWGGNPGVGSLHRFRDAVENQWPRPLEIEEHSHAAMANAYEAGAANLPFAMLRGYIGADLPKVNPNIKSVTCPFTGEVLAAVPAIRPDVTIIHALRADRKGNVLLEGIVGVQKEAVLAARRSIVTVEEIVDELNPPSPNSVVLPTWAVTSVAHVPGGAFPSYAQGYYARSNAFYIAWDEIARDRDSFQAWIRENVMEARPEDFAKYAKKNAA; translated from the coding sequence ATGGCGAAGATCGTATCGCTTTCGGAAGCGGTGGCGGAAAATGTGCGGGATGGGGATACCGTCGCCATGGAAGGGTTTACCCATCTCATCCCCTATGCCGCCGGGCACGAGGTCATCCGGCAGGGGAAGAAGGATCTTTACCTGATCCGCATGACGCCGGACATCCTCTACGACCAGTTGATCGGCGTCGGTGCCGCGCGCGGCATGAAATTTTCCTGGGGCGGCAATCCCGGCGTCGGCTCGCTGCATCGCTTCCGCGACGCCGTCGAGAACCAGTGGCCGCGGCCGTTGGAGATCGAGGAACATTCGCATGCGGCCATGGCAAACGCCTATGAGGCGGGGGCGGCGAACCTGCCCTTCGCCATGCTGCGCGGCTATATCGGCGCCGACCTGCCGAAGGTCAATCCGAACATCAAAAGCGTGACTTGCCCGTTCACCGGCGAAGTGCTGGCCGCCGTTCCCGCGATCCGGCCGGATGTCACGATCATCCACGCGCTGCGTGCCGACCGGAAGGGCAATGTCTTGCTCGAAGGCATCGTCGGCGTGCAGAAGGAGGCGGTGCTTGCTGCCAGACGGTCGATCGTCACGGTCGAGGAGATCGTCGACGAACTGAACCCGCCATCGCCGAATTCCGTCGTGCTGCCGACCTGGGCGGTAACCTCGGTTGCGCATGTGCCGGGCGGCGCCTTCCCCTCCTATGCGCAGGGTTATTATGCGCGCTCGAACGCCTTCTACATTGCTTGGGACGAAATCGCCCGCGACCGTGACAGCTTCCAGGCCTGGATCAGGGAGAATGTCATGGAAGCCAGGCCGGAAGATTTCGCCAAATATGCAAAAAAGAACGCAGCGTGA
- a CDS encoding CoA-transferase subunit beta, with translation MTDFTPTEMMTIAAARALTNDDVCFVGIGAPSAACNVARLTHAPDITLIYESGTVGTKPDVLPLSIGDGELCDTALFTVSVPEMFRYWLQGGRVTTGFLGGAQIDRFANLNTTVVGPYDHPKVRLPGGGGAPEIASNCGQIFITMALSKRGFVEKLPFITSMGHGEGGNHRERLGMKTKGPTRVITDLCILEPDPVTKELTVVSIHKGVTREQISENCGWAIKFADEVIETPAPTETELCVLRDINARTKKAHEAA, from the coding sequence ATGACCGATTTTACCCCCACGGAAATGATGACCATCGCCGCGGCGCGTGCACTCACCAATGATGACGTCTGCTTCGTCGGCATCGGCGCGCCATCGGCCGCATGCAACGTTGCTCGACTGACACATGCGCCCGACATTACGCTTATCTATGAAAGCGGAACCGTCGGCACCAAGCCGGATGTGCTGCCGCTCTCGATCGGCGACGGCGAGCTTTGCGATACCGCGCTCTTCACGGTCTCGGTGCCGGAGATGTTCCGTTACTGGTTGCAAGGCGGGCGGGTTACGACGGGCTTTCTCGGCGGCGCGCAGATCGACCGGTTTGCCAATCTGAATACCACGGTCGTCGGCCCTTATGATCATCCGAAGGTTCGCCTGCCGGGCGGCGGCGGCGCGCCGGAAATCGCCAGCAATTGCGGCCAGATCTTCATCACCATGGCGCTTTCCAAGCGTGGCTTCGTCGAAAAGCTGCCCTTCATCACCTCGATGGGCCACGGTGAAGGCGGCAACCATCGCGAACGGCTTGGCATGAAGACGAAAGGCCCGACTCGCGTTATCACCGATCTCTGCATTCTCGAGCCGGATCCGGTGACCAAGGAGTTGACCGTCGTGTCGATCCACAAGGGTGTCACCCGTGAGCAGATATCGGAGAATTGCGGCTGGGCGATCAAGTTTGCCGACGAGGTGATCGAGACGCCGGCGCCCACCGAAACCGAACTCTGCGTTCTGCGCGATATCAACGCACGCACCAAGAAAGCACATGAGGCAGCCTGA
- the pcaF gene encoding 3-oxoadipyl-CoA thiolase codes for MTEAFICDYIRTPIGRFGGSLSSVRADDLGAVPLKALIARNGSVDWEAVDDVIYGCANQAGEDNRNVARMVALLAGLPVSVSGTTINRLCGSGMDAVITAARAIRSGEAELMIAGGVESMSRAPFVIPKADSAFSRNAEIYDTTIGWRFINPVMKKQYGVDSMPETGENVAEDYKVSREDQDAFAVRSQAKAAAAQENGRLAKEITPVTIPQRKGDAIVVGKDEHPRATTMEALAKLGTPFKKEGGTVTAGNASGVNDGAAALIIASEAAAKKYGLTPIARILGGAAAGVPPRIMGIGPVPASRKLMARLGLKQEQFDVIELNEAFASQGLAVLRELGIADEDARVNRNGGAISLGHPLGMSGARITGTAALELKETGGRYSLSTMCIGVGQGIAIALERV; via the coding sequence ATGACCGAAGCCTTTATCTGTGACTATATCCGCACGCCGATCGGCCGTTTCGGTGGTTCGCTTTCCTCCGTCCGCGCCGACGATCTCGGTGCAGTGCCGCTGAAGGCGCTGATCGCGCGCAACGGTTCGGTCGATTGGGAAGCGGTCGACGACGTGATCTACGGCTGCGCCAACCAGGCCGGCGAGGATAACAGAAACGTTGCCCGTATGGTGGCGCTGCTCGCCGGCCTGCCGGTTTCCGTTTCGGGCACAACGATCAACCGCCTTTGCGGCTCCGGCATGGACGCCGTTATCACCGCAGCACGCGCCATTCGCTCCGGCGAGGCGGAACTGATGATCGCCGGCGGCGTCGAGAGCATGTCACGCGCGCCCTTCGTCATTCCGAAGGCCGATAGCGCCTTTTCCCGCAATGCCGAAATCTACGACACCACCATCGGCTGGCGCTTCATCAATCCCGTGATGAAAAAGCAGTATGGCGTTGATTCGATGCCGGAAACCGGTGAGAACGTTGCGGAGGATTATAAGGTCAGCCGCGAAGACCAGGACGCCTTCGCCGTCCGCTCGCAGGCCAAGGCTGCGGCCGCACAGGAAAATGGCCGGCTTGCCAAGGAGATCACGCCGGTAACGATCCCGCAGCGCAAGGGCGATGCGATCGTCGTCGGCAAGGACGAACATCCGCGCGCAACGACGATGGAAGCGCTGGCAAAGCTTGGCACGCCCTTCAAGAAGGAGGGCGGCACGGTGACCGCCGGTAATGCCTCCGGCGTCAACGACGGTGCGGCGGCGCTGATTATCGCTTCGGAAGCGGCGGCGAAGAAATACGGCCTGACGCCGATTGCCCGTATCCTCGGCGGGGCTGCCGCCGGCGTGCCGCCGCGCATCATGGGCATCGGCCCGGTGCCGGCATCCCGCAAGCTGATGGCCCGACTCGGCCTGAAACAGGAGCAATTCGACGTCATCGAACTCAACGAAGCCTTCGCCTCGCAAGGTCTTGCGGTACTGCGCGAGCTCGGCATTGCCGACGAGGACGCCCGCGTCAATCGCAACGGCGGCGCCATCTCGCTTGGCCATCCGCTCGGCATGTCCGGCGCTCGCATCACCGGCACGGCGGCGCTGGAATTGAAGGAGACCGGCGGACGCTATTCACTCTCGACCATGTGCATCGGTGTCGGCCAAGGCATCGCGATCGCGCTCGAGCGGGTCTGA
- a CDS encoding SDR family oxidoreductase, which yields MAELAQLLASIRIPDLAGKRVLITGASTGIGAALARAFAQQGMKVGIHFNASREPAEKLAAEITAGGGHVHLVQGDVSQDGETERVVNETAKAFGGLDGLVNNAGGMLGRVPTSAMTDEHYERVMNLNARSVLAATRAAHPYLKKQGGFIINTTSIAARNGGGNGAILYAASKGFVSTITHGHAKEFVADKIRVNAVAPGVIATPFHERYTNDEQMELQRRTIPMGFVGTSEDCVGAYLFLASPTLSGYITGQVIEVNGGQLMP from the coding sequence ATGGCAGAACTTGCGCAACTACTCGCTTCCATCCGCATTCCTGATCTCGCCGGCAAGCGGGTGTTGATAACCGGTGCATCGACCGGTATCGGCGCAGCTCTTGCCCGTGCTTTTGCCCAGCAGGGGATGAAGGTCGGCATCCATTTTAACGCCAGCCGTGAACCAGCCGAAAAGCTGGCAGCGGAGATCACCGCCGGCGGCGGCCATGTGCATCTGGTCCAGGGCGACGTCTCGCAGGATGGCGAGACTGAGCGCGTCGTCAATGAGACAGCGAAGGCATTCGGCGGACTCGATGGCCTGGTGAACAATGCCGGCGGCATGCTCGGTCGTGTGCCGACCTCCGCAATGACCGATGAACATTACGAGCGCGTGATGAATCTCAACGCCCGCTCGGTCCTAGCCGCAACGCGCGCTGCCCATCCCTATCTCAAGAAACAGGGCGGTTTCATCATCAATACTACCTCGATTGCCGCCCGCAACGGCGGCGGCAACGGTGCGATCCTCTATGCCGCCTCCAAGGGCTTCGTTTCGACCATCACCCATGGCCATGCCAAGGAATTCGTCGCCGATAAGATCCGCGTCAATGCCGTGGCACCAGGCGTCATCGCCACGCCCTTCCATGAGCGCTACACCAACGATGAGCAGATGGAACTGCAGCGCAGGACCATCCCGATGGGCTTTGTCGGCACCTCGGAAGATTGCGTCGGCGCCTACCTCTTCCTCGCTTCACCGACCCTTTCCGGCTACATCACCGGGCAGGTCATCGAGGTCAACGGCGGCCAGTTGATGCCGTAA
- the ligD gene encoding non-homologous end-joining DNA ligase, with protein MAKTPTRDLVKTSVQLTHPERIYWPDDGVSKQDLVDYYALAWPRMAPFVVDRPLALLRCPDGIKGPRFFQKHAWKGINRHIEEIADPEEKDGEKLLRIKDFDGLVALVQSASLEIHPWGATTAHWEKPDMIIMDLDPGEDVAWSAVIAAAKEIKERFQALGLASFVKTSGGKGLHVVAPLEPKAAWPDVKAAAEAIAEGMSADNPEKYLSVAAKAKRAGHIFIDYLRNGRGNTAVAAYSTRARPGAAISMPLAWDELTDRTGPSSFTVKNAASRLDERSADPWADFFEAAEPLRS; from the coding sequence ATGGCAAAGACGCCCACACGAGACCTTGTAAAGACCTCCGTGCAATTGACGCATCCGGAGCGGATCTATTGGCCGGACGACGGCGTCAGCAAACAGGATCTGGTCGATTATTACGCGCTTGCCTGGCCGCGCATGGCGCCTTTCGTCGTCGATCGGCCCTTGGCATTGCTGCGTTGCCCGGATGGCATAAAGGGTCCGCGTTTCTTTCAGAAGCATGCTTGGAAAGGCATCAATCGGCATATCGAAGAGATAGCCGACCCGGAGGAAAAGGACGGGGAAAAGCTGTTGCGGATCAAGGATTTCGACGGCCTTGTTGCACTGGTCCAATCCGCCTCCCTCGAAATCCACCCCTGGGGCGCGACAACGGCGCATTGGGAAAAGCCGGACATGATCATCATGGATCTCGATCCCGGCGAGGATGTTGCCTGGAGCGCGGTCATTGCGGCGGCTAAGGAAATCAAGGAACGGTTCCAGGCTTTGGGCCTTGCCTCCTTCGTCAAGACGTCCGGCGGCAAGGGATTGCATGTCGTCGCCCCTCTCGAGCCAAAGGCTGCGTGGCCGGATGTCAAAGCCGCTGCGGAAGCGATCGCGGAGGGCATGAGCGCCGACAATCCCGAAAAATACCTCTCCGTCGCAGCGAAGGCGAAACGGGCCGGCCACATTTTCATCGACTATCTGCGCAATGGCCGCGGCAATACGGCCGTAGCAGCCTATTCGACCCGCGCAAGACCGGGAGCGGCGATTTCGATGCCACTTGCCTGGGACGAATTGACGGATCGCACCGGCCCGTCGTCATTCACGGTAAAAAATGCAGCCTCACGGCTCGACGAACGCTCCGCCGACCCGTGGGCCGATTTCTTCGAGGCGGCCGAACCGCTGAGAAGCTAG
- a CDS encoding MarR family winged helix-turn-helix transcriptional regulator, with protein sequence MKTEDILIGALLRVPAQAIQRRLIKGLNATGFEELRLPHMAVLQFPGPDGARPGMIAERAGMSKQAINQLLRSLEGFGYIVRSDVPGEGNARIVRFTERGHAAFGKMVDILRDIEDEWRVELGPERFAELKALLFDVWDSPLVR encoded by the coding sequence ATGAAGACCGAAGATATACTGATAGGGGCCCTGCTACGCGTGCCCGCCCAGGCAATTCAGCGCCGGTTGATTAAGGGGCTCAACGCCACCGGCTTTGAGGAACTGCGTCTGCCGCATATGGCGGTTCTGCAATTTCCAGGACCGGACGGGGCAAGGCCGGGTATGATCGCCGAACGCGCCGGCATGAGCAAACAAGCCATCAACCAGCTACTCCGCAGCCTCGAGGGCTTCGGCTATATTGTCCGCTCCGATGTTCCAGGCGAAGGCAACGCGCGTATCGTCCGCTTTACTGAACGCGGACACGCTGCATTCGGGAAGATGGTCGACATATTGCGCGACATTGAGGACGAGTGGCGCGTCGAGCTCGGGCCGGAGCGTTTCGCCGAACTCAAGGCGCTGCTGTTTGACGTCTGGGACAGTCCACTGGTGCGCTAG
- a CDS encoding cupin domain-containing protein, with translation MPHETANLRVNPSDETIGSKGFAVRFLVTADNSNDSIAAFELMVPAALRLPAPAHSHNHYEETIYGLEGVLTWTVDEKQIDVGPGQVLCIPRGAVHRFDNNGGQDVKALCVATPAAIGPEYFREAFAVLNAAAGGPPDRAKMAEIMIRHGLTPAVPPT, from the coding sequence ATGCCACATGAAACCGCTAATCTCCGTGTCAATCCTTCCGACGAAACCATTGGTTCCAAAGGGTTCGCCGTTCGCTTCCTTGTGACTGCGGACAACTCGAACGACAGCATTGCGGCCTTCGAACTCATGGTCCCCGCCGCGCTGCGACTGCCGGCGCCGGCTCACAGCCACAATCACTACGAGGAGACGATCTACGGCCTCGAAGGGGTGCTGACCTGGACGGTGGATGAAAAGCAGATCGACGTCGGGCCGGGGCAGGTACTGTGCATTCCGCGCGGCGCCGTTCATCGGTTTGATAACAACGGCGGCCAGGACGTAAAGGCACTCTGTGTGGCCACACCGGCAGCGATCGGGCCGGAATATTTCCGCGAGGCCTTCGCGGTGCTCAACGCGGCCGCCGGAGGTCCGCCAGATCGGGCGAAAATGGCGGAAATCATGATCCGTCATGGTCTTACGCCAGCGGTGCCTCCGACATAG
- a CDS encoding isoprenylcysteine carboxylmethyltransferase family protein produces the protein MSEAALLARFLPVCWGIWAVIWFVASFRVKKTTRSEDPLSRLSNTAPIWIGAFLLAAPPSWLGLLSFRLLPQDLIYYGIGAALTVIGLAFAVWARYHLGRNWSGVITVKEDHALIRTGPYAIVRHPIYSGLLLAVIGSAITRGHIGAMLAIASMLYAVLRRVRIEERWMSETFGQAYTDYKAETPALVPFVA, from the coding sequence ATGAGCGAAGCAGCTTTGTTGGCTCGGTTCCTGCCGGTCTGCTGGGGCATTTGGGCAGTAATTTGGTTTGTTGCATCGTTCCGCGTCAAGAAGACGACGCGGAGCGAAGATCCGTTGTCACGGCTATCAAACACGGCACCTATCTGGATCGGCGCTTTTTTGCTGGCGGCGCCGCCATCTTGGCTCGGCCTCCTGTCCTTCCGGCTCCTCCCGCAAGATCTGATCTATTACGGCATCGGCGCGGCTCTGACCGTCATCGGCCTCGCCTTCGCCGTCTGGGCGCGCTATCACCTCGGCCGTAATTGGAGTGGCGTGATCACCGTCAAGGAAGATCATGCGCTCATCCGCACCGGCCCCTACGCCATCGTTCGCCATCCGATCTATTCCGGCCTGCTGCTTGCCGTCATCGGCTCTGCAATCACCCGCGGCCATATCGGCGCGATGCTCGCGATCGCATCCATGTTGTACGCCGTCCTGCGCCGTGTCCGCATCGAGGAGCGCTGGATGAGCGAGACATTCGGCCAAGCCTATACGGACTACAAGGCCGAGACGCCAGCGCTGGTGCCGTTCGTCGCGTAG
- a CDS encoding glutathione S-transferase: MPYELYYWDGIQGRGEFVRLALEEAGADYIDICRGPASEGQGIHAMMAVMKSKSEAHIPLAPPFLKDGDLIISHVANILMYLGPKLGLTPEDPAARHVVNGLQLTITDLVAEVHDTHHPIATSKYYEEQKEEAKARAAEFIDNRMPKFLGYFERVLRQNPHGPAHIFGDRLTYVDLSLFQVFEGLRYAFPRATSQLSTQYPHLAALHDAVAERPNIARYLKSERRIPFNEDGIFRHYPELDKNAA, encoded by the coding sequence ATGCCCTATGAGCTTTACTACTGGGACGGCATCCAAGGCCGTGGCGAGTTTGTGCGCTTGGCGCTCGAAGAGGCCGGCGCCGACTATATCGACATCTGCCGGGGTCCTGCGAGCGAAGGCCAAGGCATTCACGCGATGATGGCGGTGATGAAGAGCAAATCCGAGGCGCATATACCGCTTGCCCCTCCTTTCCTGAAAGACGGCGATCTCATCATCTCCCATGTCGCCAATATCCTGATGTATCTCGGTCCGAAACTTGGGCTCACACCTGAGGATCCAGCCGCGCGCCATGTCGTAAACGGATTGCAACTGACGATCACCGATCTTGTTGCCGAAGTGCACGATACGCACCATCCGATCGCCACCTCAAAATATTATGAGGAGCAGAAGGAGGAGGCCAAGGCCCGCGCTGCCGAGTTCATCGATAATCGCATGCCGAAATTCCTCGGCTATTTCGAACGCGTTCTGCGGCAAAACCCGCACGGGCCAGCGCACATATTCGGCGATCGGCTGACCTATGTCGATCTGTCTCTATTCCAGGTGTTCGAAGGACTGCGTTACGCCTTTCCTCGTGCGACGTCGCAACTGAGCACTCAATATCCGCACCTAGCAGCTCTGCATGATGCCGTCGCTGAACGGCCGAACATCGCCCGCTATCTCAAATCTGAGCGCCGCATTCCTTTTAATGAAGACGGCATCTTCCGGCACTATCCCGAATTGGATAAAAATGCGGCATGA
- a CDS encoding DUF3175 domain-containing protein, whose amino-acid sequence MARSQKKKWSHDVTENSDALDLKDGVFKSRDPKAIADSLKHSAEASDRRKSSPFRSAMSMLNFYINRAGSHLSKRQKQTLEAAKDELRKDFGREPK is encoded by the coding sequence ATGGCCCGATCCCAAAAGAAGAAATGGTCACATGACGTGACCGAGAACAGCGACGCCTTGGACTTGAAAGACGGCGTCTTCAAATCGCGCGATCCCAAGGCCATTGCCGACTCTCTCAAGCATTCCGCAGAGGCGAGCGATCGCCGCAAGTCCAGCCCCTTCCGTTCCGCTATGTCGATGCTAAATTTCTATATCAATCGCGCCGGCAGCCATCTCAGCAAGCGGCAGAAACAGACGCTCGAAGCCGCCAAGGATGAGTTGCGCAAGGATTTTGGCCGCGAACCGAAATAG
- a CDS encoding plasmid stabilization protein has product MPRGDKSAYTDKQKRKAEHIEESYESRGVSDEEAERRAWATVNKESGGGKKSGSGRGHSESHASSEKGGRIGGKASASRSASERSASAKKAAATRKRNEHRAHH; this is encoded by the coding sequence ATGCCCCGAGGAGACAAATCCGCATATACCGACAAGCAGAAGCGCAAGGCTGAACATATCGAGGAAAGCTACGAGAGCCGTGGCGTTTCCGATGAAGAAGCCGAACGTCGTGCCTGGGCGACCGTAAACAAGGAAAGCGGCGGCGGTAAAAAATCCGGCTCCGGCCGAGGCCATAGCGAAAGCCACGCATCCTCTGAAAAGGGCGGACGCATCGGCGGCAAGGCATCCGCGAGCCGCTCTGCGAGCGAACGTTCCGCATCGGCAAAGAAGGCCGCTGCAACGCGCAAACGCAACGAGCACCGCGCTCATCACTAA